In Mycobacteriales bacterium, the genomic stretch CGCGATCTTCGGGTTACGCAGCGCCTCGGCCCACACGAGCACCGACATCGGCCCGAGCTGCGACTCCTCGTGTTTGCGTCGTACCACGCTCAGTACGTCGGCCACGGCCGCACCGATCCCGTCCGCACGGGGTTGGTCGGCGAGGCCGTGCAGCAACGCCAGGACCTCGCGCATGTTCTCCTCGGCGATGGCCAGCATGATGTCGTCCTTGCCGGCGAAGTAGAGGTACACCGACCCCGAGGACAACCCCGCCTCGGCGAAGAGGTCCTGCATCGACGTCTCGTGAAACCCCGAGCGGAGGAAACACCGCCGAGCCGCACTCAAGATCTGCTGGCGGCGCGCGTCACGGTACTGCTGGGACACCTTCGGCATACCCTTAGCGTACGAGAAAAACGAATGTTCGTCTTGCCCGTGTGCGCCGCTCCGGATAACCGCACGAGCACGGTCGGTCACTGCAGACAGCAAAGGATGGACATCGGTTTGGTAGAGGACGACCATGCCGCGATCGGCACGACCGAATCCATGGGGGAAGGACGTGCGCCCGATGAGCACCAGATACGAGCTGCGCATCGTGCACAACACGCCGTTGATAGGCGATGACCCACACATGCGTTGCAGCAATCGCCAAGACGCGATGCGGAAGGTCCGGGCCTTCCTGAAGCAGGCGGGCGACCAGATCAGAGCCATCTATCTCGACACCTATGACGAGGAAAACAGGATCGCGTCAGAGCGGGTCTGGCCCGGTCCGGCCGTCTGAGGCACACACCTTTTCGGGCACGGCCGGGGGTGCAATATCGTGGCCGCCGACGAGGAGGAGGGCGAGCCGATGAGCAGCACGCTCACGATCAGCGACCTCCGCGAGGGATTCACTCGGCCATCACCGTCGGCCAGGCCGATGATGCGCTGGTGGTGGTTCGGGCCGGACGTCGAGGAAGATGAGCTCGACGCCGAGCTGCGAGCCATCGCCGATGCCGGATTCGGCGGCGTCGAGATCTCGTACGTGTACCCGCTGTCCGCGATCGCCCACACACTGCTGTCCGACCACTTCCTCGGCCGTATCCGGTTCGCGTCCGAGCGGGCCAAGGCGCTCGGCCTGCGCTTCGATCTCACGCTCGGGACCGGGTGGTCCTTCGGCGGCCCGCACATCGATGCCGAACACGCGGCGCGACAGCTTGTCTGGGAACGGCGTGAGGTGGGCGGCGGTGCCATCGACGTGCCGACCGATGCGCCCTGGCCCGGTGACGAGCTGGTCGCGGCTTTCGTCGGTGACGGATCGATGCAGGAGCTGCCGACGGAAATCGTGGAGCTGGCGGTGTCCGGCCAGCTGCTACGGGTACCGGAGGGACGATCGCCTCGGGTGGTTCTGCTCGCG encodes the following:
- a CDS encoding TetR/AcrR family transcriptional regulator yields the protein MPKVSQQYRDARRQQILSAARRCFLRSGFHETSMQDLFAEAGLSSGSVYLYFAGKDDIMLAIAEENMREVLALLHGLADQPRADGIGAAVADVLSVVRRKHEESQLGPMSVLVWAEALRNPKIAGTFNESLIQMRADLAEAVRSYQAAGGLPKDASADAVAKLLIAIVPGVILQLALFGTDDVAGMPEAVAALWP